A stretch of the Mesorhizobium huakuii genome encodes the following:
- a CDS encoding amidohydrolase family protein, whose protein sequence is MPKPYSGPIVDAHHHLWDLGLGRHPWLAATAGERGGLGELGPLRRNYLPQDFSRDAAGHDVVATVHVEAGWASDDCVGETRWLETQDKSQGVAARYVVRVPLASPGAPALIEAQAAFDRVVGVRDILSWDPDPTRRFAARDGIMDEPAWRAGLALLGAHQLAFDLMVFPRQLADAARLAAAFPGQQFVLNHCGSPIDRDAEGMRRWREGLRALARHENVAVKISDLVAYDHNWTLDSLRPVVLHCIDCFGSDRAMFGSDFPVAGLHASFDDIYDGFKTIAADLSTDEQAALFFGNAKRIYRLDELSSASLLPA, encoded by the coding sequence GTGCCAAAACCCTATTCCGGACCGATCGTCGATGCCCACCATCATCTCTGGGATCTTGGCCTTGGCCGGCACCCGTGGTTGGCGGCGACCGCCGGCGAACGCGGCGGCCTGGGCGAGCTCGGCCCGTTGCGCCGCAACTATCTTCCGCAGGATTTTTCGCGCGACGCCGCCGGGCACGATGTCGTTGCCACCGTCCATGTTGAAGCCGGCTGGGCGAGCGATGACTGCGTCGGCGAGACGCGCTGGCTGGAAACGCAGGACAAGTCGCAAGGCGTGGCGGCCCGCTATGTCGTCCGCGTGCCGCTGGCGAGCCCCGGGGCGCCGGCGCTGATCGAGGCGCAGGCTGCCTTCGATCGCGTCGTCGGCGTGCGCGACATATTGAGCTGGGACCCTGATCCTACCCGGCGCTTCGCTGCGCGAGACGGCATCATGGACGAGCCGGCATGGCGCGCCGGCCTGGCCTTGCTCGGCGCTCACCAACTCGCCTTCGACCTGATGGTGTTCCCGCGCCAGCTTGCCGATGCTGCCCGGCTGGCGGCGGCGTTTCCCGGCCAGCAATTCGTCCTCAACCATTGCGGCAGCCCGATCGACCGCGACGCCGAGGGCATGCGACGCTGGCGCGAAGGACTGCGCGCCCTGGCGCGCCACGAAAACGTCGCCGTGAAGATTTCGGATCTGGTCGCCTATGATCACAACTGGACGCTCGACAGCCTGCGGCCGGTGGTGCTGCATTGCATCGACTGCTTCGGCAGCGATCGCGCCATGTTCGGCAGCGATTTTCCGGTCGCCGGCCTGCACGCTTCGTTTGATGACATATACGACGGCTTCAAGACCATTGCGGCGGACCTTTCCACAGACGAGCAGGCAGCCCTGTTCTTCGGCAATGCGAAACGGATTTACCGGCTGGACGAATTGTCATCGGCGAGCCTGCTCCCGGCCTGA
- a CDS encoding RidA family protein, with protein MIKYFQSGSRMSQAVVYGGLVHIAGQVPDNRKAGIEAQTSDVLAKIDALLAEAGTSKSKLVAVNIFLPQIGDFDAMNSIYDAWVDPERLPARACVEARLADPDLRIEVTAVAAV; from the coding sequence ATGATCAAGTATTTCCAGTCCGGCTCCCGCATGTCGCAGGCGGTCGTCTATGGCGGCCTCGTGCACATAGCCGGCCAGGTGCCCGACAACCGCAAGGCCGGCATCGAAGCCCAGACCAGTGACGTGCTGGCCAAGATCGACGCGCTCCTCGCCGAGGCCGGCACCAGCAAGTCGAAGCTGGTGGCGGTCAACATCTTCCTGCCGCAGATCGGCGATTTCGATGCCATGAACAGCATCTATGACGCCTGGGTCGACCCCGAGCGCCTGCCGGCGCGCGCCTGCGTTGAAGCGCGTCTTGCCGATCCTGACCTGCGCATCGAAGTCACCGCGGTGGCGGCGGTCTGA
- a CDS encoding succinylglutamate desuccinylase/aspartoacylase family protein, translated as MHTGLVYTLDFDRDGKTSGHLSIPFSIDRSPYYQVKVPICLIRNGDGPSLLLMAGNHGDEYEGELSLARLVRRLDSKRIKGRVTILPMANVPAVMAAKRCSPLDGGNLNRAFPGDPSGTPTGRLAHFLETELFPRHDVVFDIHSGGTSMEHLPTALVERNSDPDRHARGVELMRTLGMPYGFVADNGEASPTSMGAARRAGAIGVSGEFGGGGTATVDTMAITARALDSLMMALGVIDAPVLGPASKPPAPTRLLSLSRHSQGIYATRRGWFEPAVRLGDSVDAGQLAGWYHDLERLDVAEEALHFAEDGIVLSRRLHTMCEAGDCLMQVAEPVDG; from the coding sequence ATGCACACCGGCCTCGTCTACACGCTCGACTTCGACCGCGATGGTAAGACATCAGGCCATCTCAGCATTCCGTTCTCGATCGACCGCTCGCCCTACTACCAGGTCAAGGTGCCGATCTGCCTGATCCGCAATGGCGACGGCCCATCGCTGCTTTTGATGGCCGGCAATCACGGCGACGAATATGAAGGCGAGCTGTCGCTGGCCAGACTGGTGCGCCGGCTCGATTCGAAGCGGATCAAAGGCCGCGTCACCATCCTGCCGATGGCCAACGTGCCGGCGGTGATGGCCGCCAAACGCTGCTCGCCGCTCGACGGCGGCAATCTCAACCGCGCTTTCCCGGGCGATCCGTCGGGTACGCCGACAGGCCGGCTGGCGCATTTCCTGGAGACGGAGCTCTTTCCCCGCCATGACGTCGTCTTCGACATCCATTCGGGCGGCACCTCGATGGAACATCTGCCGACAGCGCTGGTCGAGCGCAACAGCGATCCCGACCGCCACGCTCGTGGCGTCGAATTGATGCGCACGCTCGGCATGCCTTACGGCTTCGTGGCCGACAATGGTGAGGCTTCGCCGACCTCCATGGGCGCGGCGCGGCGTGCCGGCGCCATCGGCGTCAGCGGCGAGTTCGGCGGCGGCGGCACTGCCACCGTCGATACGATGGCGATTACGGCTCGCGCGCTCGACAGTTTGATGATGGCGCTGGGTGTGATCGACGCACCGGTTCTCGGGCCAGCATCAAAGCCTCCGGCGCCGACGCGGCTGCTTTCGCTGTCGCGGCACAGTCAGGGCATCTACGCCACCCGCCGCGGCTGGTTCGAACCTGCCGTCAGGCTGGGCGACAGCGTCGACGCCGGACAATTGGCCGGTTGGTATCACGATCTTGAGCGACTCGATGTCGCCGAGGAAGCCTTGCATTTCGCCGAAGACGGCATCGTGCTTTCGCGCCGGCTGCACACGATGTGCGAGGCGGGTGACTGCCTCATGCAGGTCGCCGAGCCGGTCGACGGCTGA
- a CDS encoding NADP-dependent oxidoreductase: protein MSTGTNTRIVLAARPQGRPKPSDFRIESVGIAEPGEGELLLQILYLSLDPYMRGRMNAARSYAKPVEIDGVMEGGTVARVVRSRHADFAEGDIVLSHSGWQDFALSDGVGLRKLDPVATPVTTALGVLGMPGFTAYAGLLTIGQPKAGETVVVAAASGAVGSAVGQIARIKGARAVGIAGGADKCAFVRHELGFDAVVDHRAENFAEQLKAACPDGIDVYFENVGGPVWDAVFPLLNEFARVPVCGLIAQYNTVAASGTDRLPTLMQQVLHRSLTIRGFIQREFVDQRPAFYREMAGWIASGQVRYREDIVDGLENAPQAFLGLLEGKNFGKLIVRVAQ, encoded by the coding sequence ATGTCGACTGGGACGAACACCCGCATCGTGCTGGCGGCGCGACCGCAAGGCCGGCCGAAGCCGAGCGATTTCCGCATCGAGTCCGTCGGGATCGCCGAACCGGGCGAGGGCGAATTGCTGTTGCAGATCCTCTATCTGTCGCTCGACCCCTATATGCGCGGCCGTATGAACGCCGCCAGATCCTACGCCAAGCCGGTCGAGATCGACGGCGTGATGGAAGGCGGCACCGTTGCGCGTGTCGTCAGATCCCGCCATGCCGATTTCGCTGAAGGCGATATCGTGCTGTCCCACTCGGGATGGCAGGATTTCGCCCTGTCCGACGGGGTCGGCTTGCGCAAGCTCGACCCTGTGGCGACACCCGTCACCACCGCGCTTGGCGTGCTCGGCATGCCGGGCTTCACCGCCTATGCGGGCCTGCTCACGATAGGCCAGCCAAAGGCCGGCGAGACTGTGGTCGTGGCGGCGGCCAGTGGCGCGGTCGGCTCGGCTGTCGGCCAGATCGCACGTATCAAGGGCGCGCGCGCCGTTGGCATCGCCGGCGGCGCCGACAAATGCGCCTTCGTGCGCCACGAGCTCGGCTTCGACGCGGTCGTCGATCACCGGGCCGAGAATTTCGCCGAGCAGTTGAAGGCGGCCTGCCCGGATGGCATCGACGTCTATTTCGAGAATGTCGGCGGTCCTGTCTGGGATGCGGTGTTTCCCCTGCTGAACGAGTTCGCGCGCGTGCCTGTCTGCGGCTTGATCGCGCAATACAACACCGTCGCTGCTTCCGGTACCGACCGGCTGCCGACGCTGATGCAGCAGGTGCTTCACCGCAGCCTGACGATCAGGGGCTTCATCCAGCGCGAATTTGTCGACCAGCGCCCGGCCTTCTATCGCGAGATGGCCGGGTGGATCGCGTCCGGCCAGGTCCGCTACAGGGAAGATATCGTCGATGGCCTGGAGAATGCGCCGCAGGCTTTCCTCGGGCTTCTCGAAGGCAAGAACTTTGGCAAGCTCATCGTGCGGGTCGCGCAATAA
- a CDS encoding helix-turn-helix domain-containing protein, which yields MADAFSNVIELADSGDAASELPQVLGRNLRRLRTRQGHSLERLAKLSGVSRAMLGQIETGRSAPSISLLWKITTALGVPFATLLDSQKVQGTLVLRRQHAKILTSVDGKFTSRALFPFDAERKVEFYELRFAVGHTENAEAHAPGTIENIILAKGQLEIRAGQEAPHHLSEGDAILFEADVPHSYRNTGDSETIAYLVMTYVEAVG from the coding sequence GTGGCGGACGCCTTTTCGAATGTCATCGAACTTGCCGACAGCGGGGACGCCGCCAGTGAACTGCCGCAGGTCCTGGGACGCAATCTGCGCAGGCTGAGAACTCGGCAAGGCCATTCGCTCGAACGGTTGGCCAAGCTGTCGGGTGTCAGCCGCGCCATGCTCGGCCAGATCGAGACCGGCCGAAGCGCTCCCAGCATCAGCCTGTTGTGGAAGATCACGACGGCTCTGGGCGTTCCCTTCGCGACATTGCTCGACAGTCAGAAGGTGCAAGGAACCTTGGTCCTGCGCCGCCAGCATGCGAAAATCCTGACGTCGGTCGACGGCAAATTCACATCGCGGGCCTTGTTTCCTTTCGACGCGGAACGGAAGGTCGAGTTCTACGAGTTGCGCTTTGCGGTCGGACACACCGAAAACGCCGAGGCGCATGCTCCAGGCACGATCGAGAACATCATCCTGGCCAAGGGCCAACTCGAGATCCGGGCGGGCCAGGAGGCGCCGCATCACCTGTCCGAAGGCGATGCCATCCTGTTCGAAGCGGATGTCCCGCACAGCTACAGGAATACCGGCGACAGCGAGACCATCGCCTACCTCGTCATGACTTATGTCGAGGCCGTCGGATAA
- a CDS encoding MFS transporter, protein MAQTSTAETNSELIGSHHGQVSAGDIAVGVIVGRTSEFFDFFVYAIASVIVFPKLVFPTHDPLVGTLYSFCIFALAFVARPFGSVLFMAIDRAYGRGAKLTIALFLLGTSTVAIAFLPAYGDIGAVAVWLLALARIGQGLALGGTWDGLPSLLALNAPQNRRGFYAMIPQLGAPIGLIVASSLFAFFVANLSADDFLAWGWRYPFFVAFAINVVALFARLRIVVTPEFSKLYESGDLQPTRIRDTIRAEGQNVVIGAFAPLASFALFHMVTVFPLSWVFLFTNEGPARFLMIEAVSALFGIAAIVASGPLADRVGRRALLGGSAIAIATFSGFAPQLLDGGAIGEALFMVLGFILLGLSFGQSSGVVASSFSRQYRYTGSAITSDLAWMFGAGFAPLAALLLAGNFGLIAAGAYLLSGAACTLLALWIDGRRPAADRQPD, encoded by the coding sequence ATGGCTCAGACTTCGACTGCCGAAACGAACAGCGAACTGATCGGCTCGCATCATGGCCAGGTCAGCGCCGGTGATATCGCGGTCGGCGTGATCGTCGGCAGGACGTCGGAATTCTTCGACTTCTTCGTCTATGCAATCGCGTCCGTCATCGTGTTTCCCAAGCTGGTGTTTCCGACGCACGATCCGCTTGTCGGCACGCTCTATTCCTTCTGCATCTTCGCGCTGGCCTTCGTCGCGCGCCCGTTCGGCTCGGTGCTGTTCATGGCCATCGACCGCGCCTATGGCCGCGGCGCGAAACTGACGATCGCCCTGTTCCTGCTCGGCACGTCGACCGTCGCCATCGCGTTCCTGCCGGCCTATGGCGACATCGGTGCGGTCGCGGTATGGCTTTTGGCGCTTGCCCGTATCGGCCAGGGGCTGGCGCTCGGCGGAACGTGGGACGGTCTGCCCTCGCTGCTGGCGCTCAACGCGCCGCAGAACCGGCGCGGCTTCTATGCCATGATCCCGCAACTGGGGGCGCCGATCGGCCTCATCGTGGCAAGCTCCCTCTTCGCCTTCTTCGTCGCCAATCTGTCGGCCGACGACTTCCTTGCCTGGGGCTGGCGCTATCCCTTCTTCGTCGCCTTCGCCATCAATGTCGTGGCGCTGTTCGCCAGGCTGCGCATTGTCGTCACGCCCGAATTCTCGAAACTGTACGAGAGTGGCGACCTGCAGCCGACGCGCATAAGGGACACGATCCGGGCCGAGGGCCAGAACGTCGTCATCGGCGCCTTCGCACCACTGGCGAGTTTCGCGCTGTTTCACATGGTGACGGTGTTTCCGCTTTCCTGGGTGTTCCTGTTCACCAATGAGGGGCCGGCACGCTTCCTGATGATCGAGGCGGTGAGCGCGCTGTTCGGCATCGCGGCCATCGTCGCATCGGGGCCACTGGCCGATCGCGTCGGACGCCGTGCGCTGCTCGGCGGTTCGGCGATCGCCATCGCGACCTTCAGCGGCTTTGCCCCGCAGCTTCTGGACGGCGGCGCCATCGGCGAGGCGCTGTTCATGGTGTTGGGCTTCATCCTGCTGGGGCTGAGCTTCGGGCAATCGTCGGGCGTCGTCGCCTCGAGCTTTTCCCGGCAGTATCGCTATACCGGCTCGGCGATCACCTCGGATCTGGCATGGATGTTCGGCGCCGGCTTCGCGCCGCTCGCAGCCCTGCTGCTCGCCGGCAATTTCGGCCTCATCGCCGCCGGTGCCTATCTGCTCTCAGGTGCTGCCTGCACATTGCTTGCGCTGTGGATCGACGGGCGCCGCCCGGCCGCGGACCGTCAGCCCGACTGA
- the cyoA gene encoding ubiquinol oxidase subunit II: MKRFGALLLFPLAGLLSGCDLVVLAPAGDVAAQQRDLLVVSTLLMLVIIVPVMALTVFFAWRYRQSNASATYAPDWDHSTKLELVIWAAPLLIIICLGALTWLGTHLLDPYRRIDRIEPGQPVTQLHKPLRVEVVALDWKWLFIYPDYGIASVNELAAPVNQPIDFRITSSAVMNSFYIPALAGQIYAMPAMETKLHAVINRPGTYSGFSANYSGAGFSGMRFAFHGLSDQAFEQWVAQARTASATLSRENYLELEKPSENEPVRHYASVDPDLYGAILNLCVERGKMCMNEMMSIDAKGGLGLAGVRNTLPLQYDKLARRGAVFGNDPSYVASICTAEEAAAAARAASDATPTDWPARNLSPLRGAGLLRPGTESRRAEADTPSLGLLRREL, translated from the coding sequence ATGAAACGATTTGGAGCCTTGCTTCTGTTTCCCCTGGCCGGGCTGTTGAGCGGCTGCGATCTGGTCGTACTGGCACCCGCCGGCGATGTCGCGGCCCAGCAGCGCGACCTGCTCGTGGTCTCGACCCTGCTGATGTTGGTCATCATCGTCCCGGTCATGGCGCTGACTGTCTTCTTCGCCTGGCGCTACCGGCAGTCCAACGCCTCGGCGACCTATGCGCCGGACTGGGATCATTCGACGAAGCTGGAACTGGTGATCTGGGCGGCGCCCCTGCTCATCATCATCTGCCTTGGCGCGCTGACCTGGCTCGGCACGCATCTGCTCGACCCGTACCGCCGCATCGACCGCATCGAGCCCGGCCAGCCCGTTACCCAGTTGCACAAGCCGCTCCGGGTCGAGGTCGTGGCGCTCGACTGGAAATGGCTCTTCATCTATCCCGACTACGGCATCGCCTCCGTCAACGAACTGGCGGCGCCGGTCAACCAGCCGATCGACTTCCGCATCACCTCGTCGGCGGTGATGAATTCCTTCTACATTCCAGCCCTTGCCGGGCAGATCTATGCCATGCCGGCGATGGAGACGAAGCTGCACGCCGTCATCAACCGGCCGGGCACCTATAGCGGCTTCTCGGCCAATTACAGCGGCGCCGGCTTTTCCGGCATGCGCTTCGCCTTCCACGGCCTGTCCGACCAGGCTTTCGAGCAGTGGGTGGCGCAGGCCAGGACCGCGTCGGCGACGCTCAGCCGCGAGAACTATCTCGAACTCGAAAAGCCGAGCGAGAACGAGCCGGTCCGCCACTATGCCTCCGTCGATCCCGACCTCTATGGCGCCATCCTCAATCTGTGCGTCGAGCGTGGCAAGATGTGCATGAACGAGATGATGTCGATCGACGCCAAGGGCGGCCTCGGCCTTGCCGGTGTCCGCAACACGCTGCCGCTGCAATACGACAAGCTTGCCCGGCGTGGCGCGGTGTTCGGCAACGATCCGTCCTATGTCGCCAGCATCTGCACAGCGGAGGAGGCGGCTGCGGCGGCGCGCGCGGCCAGCGATGCCACGCCGACGGACTGGCCGGCCAGGAATCTTTCCCCGCTGCGCGGGGCAGGGCTGCTCAGGCCCGGGACCGAGAGCCGTCGCGCCGAGGCGGATACGCCGTCGCTCGGCCTGCTGCGGCGCGAATTGTGA
- the cyoB gene encoding cytochrome o ubiquinol oxidase subunit I, producing MPDTLTKFIFGRLTLDSLPLHEPIVVATFIAVALGGIALLGVITYFKLWGYLWREWFTSVDHKKIGIMYMVLGLVMLLRGFSDAIMMRLQQAIAFNGSEGYLNSHHYDQIFTAHGVIMIFFVAMPFVTGLMNFVVPLQIGARDVSFPFLNNFSFWMTVGGAILVMASLFVGEFARTGWLAYPPLSGIGYSPDVGVDYYIWALQVAGVGTTLSGINLICTIIKMRAPGMTMMRMPVFTWTSLCTNVLIVASFPVLTAVLSLLALDRYVGTNFFTNDFGGNPMMYVNLIWIWGHPEVYILILPLFGVFSEVTSTFSGKRLFGYTSMVYATVVITILSYLVWLHHFFTMGSGASVNSFFGITTMIISIPTGAKIFNWLFTMYRGRIRFELPMMWTMAFMLTFTVGGMTGVLLAVPPADFVLHNSLFLIAHFHNVIIGGVLFGLFAGIAYWWPKAFGFKLDPFWGKVSFWCWVVGFWFAFMPLYVLGLMGVTRRMRVFDDPSLQIWFIIAAFGAVLIACGIAAFLIQIFVSIRKREALTDPTGDPWDGRTLEWSTSSPPPAYNFAFTPVVRDNDAWWDMKKAGYVRPLSGFKPIHMPSNTGTGVILAAFSVALGFGLIWYIWWLAALSFVCLIATAIGHTFNYMRDFHIPAAEVTQTEEARTTLLAARAGV from the coding sequence ATGCCCGACACGCTGACCAAATTCATCTTCGGCCGTCTCACCTTGGACTCGCTGCCGCTGCACGAGCCGATCGTCGTCGCCACCTTCATCGCGGTGGCGCTCGGCGGCATCGCGCTCCTTGGCGTCATCACCTATTTCAAGCTGTGGGGCTACCTCTGGCGCGAGTGGTTCACCAGCGTCGACCACAAGAAGATCGGCATTATGTACATGGTGCTCGGCCTCGTCATGCTGCTGCGCGGCTTCTCCGACGCCATCATGATGCGCCTGCAGCAGGCCATCGCCTTCAACGGTTCCGAGGGCTACCTCAATTCGCATCACTACGACCAGATCTTCACCGCGCACGGCGTGATCATGATCTTCTTCGTGGCGATGCCCTTCGTCACCGGTCTGATGAACTTCGTCGTGCCGCTGCAGATCGGCGCGCGCGACGTCTCCTTCCCCTTCCTCAACAATTTCAGCTTCTGGATGACGGTCGGCGGCGCCATCCTGGTCATGGCGTCGCTGTTCGTCGGCGAATTCGCCCGCACTGGCTGGCTCGCCTATCCGCCGCTCTCCGGCATCGGCTACAGTCCCGACGTCGGTGTCGACTATTACATCTGGGCACTGCAGGTGGCGGGTGTCGGCACGACGCTGTCCGGCATCAACCTGATCTGCACCATCATCAAGATGCGCGCGCCCGGCATGACGATGATGCGCATGCCCGTCTTCACCTGGACGTCGCTGTGCACCAACGTGCTGATCGTCGCCTCCTTCCCGGTGCTGACGGCGGTGCTCTCACTGCTGGCGCTCGACCGCTATGTCGGCACCAACTTCTTCACCAACGATTTCGGCGGCAATCCGATGATGTATGTGAATCTCATCTGGATATGGGGTCACCCGGAAGTCTACATCCTCATCCTGCCGCTGTTCGGCGTCTTTTCCGAGGTCACCTCGACCTTCTCCGGCAAGCGCCTGTTCGGCTACACCTCGATGGTCTACGCCACGGTGGTCATCACCATCCTGTCGTACCTCGTCTGGCTGCACCACTTCTTCACCATGGGCTCGGGCGCCAGCGTCAATTCCTTCTTCGGCATCACCACGATGATCATCTCGATCCCGACGGGAGCGAAGATCTTCAACTGGCTGTTCACAATGTATCGCGGCCGCATCCGCTTCGAACTGCCGATGATGTGGACGATGGCCTTCATGCTCACCTTCACTGTCGGCGGCATGACCGGCGTGCTGCTTGCGGTGCCGCCGGCGGATTTCGTGCTGCACAACAGCCTGTTCCTGATCGCCCACTTCCACAATGTCATCATCGGCGGCGTGCTGTTCGGCCTGTTCGCCGGCATTGCCTACTGGTGGCCCAAGGCCTTCGGCTTCAAGCTCGACCCGTTCTGGGGCAAGGTGTCGTTCTGGTGCTGGGTGGTCGGCTTCTGGTTCGCCTTCATGCCGCTCTATGTCCTCGGCCTGATGGGCGTGACGCGCCGCATGCGCGTCTTCGATGACCCTTCGCTGCAGATATGGTTCATCATCGCCGCCTTCGGCGCGGTCCTGATCGCCTGCGGCATCGCCGCCTTCCTGATCCAGATCTTCGTCTCCATCCGCAAGCGCGAGGCCCTGACCGATCCGACCGGCGATCCCTGGGACGGCCGTACGCTCGAATGGTCGACCTCTTCGCCGCCGCCCGCCTACAACTTCGCCTTCACGCCTGTCGTGCGCGACAACGACGCCTGGTGGGACATGAAGAAGGCCGGCTACGTCAGGCCGCTCTCCGGCTTCAAGCCGATCCATATGCCAAGCAACACCGGCACCGGCGTCATCCTGGCGGCCTTCAGCGTGGCGCTCGGCTTCGGCCTGATCTGGTACATCTGGTGGCTGGCGGCGCTGAGCTTCGTCTGCCTCATCGCCACCGCGATCGGCCACACCTTCAACTATATGAGAGACTTCCACATTCCGGCTGCCGAGGTCACGCAGACGGAGGAGGCGAGGACGACGCTCCTCGCCGCCAGGGCCGGGGTTTGA
- the cyoC gene encoding cytochrome o ubiquinol oxidase subunit III codes for MASIATTAGTEPVFHLEEEHAHAEGSSTMLGFWLYLMSDCLIFAMLFAAYGVLGGNYAAGPAPKDLFDLDLVAVNTAMLLFSSITYGFAMLTMDKGRVAATQAWLAVTGLFGLAFLSIELYEFSHMIHEGATPQRSAFLSSFFTLVGTHGLHVTFGIVWLVTLMTQVARFGLTEANRRRLMCLSMFWHFLDVVWIGVFTFVYLMGMLR; via the coding sequence ATGGCTTCGATAGCAACCACGGCCGGCACCGAACCGGTCTTCCATCTGGAAGAAGAGCATGCGCATGCCGAAGGCAGCAGCACCATGCTCGGCTTCTGGCTCTATTTGATGAGCGACTGCCTGATCTTCGCCATGCTGTTCGCGGCCTATGGCGTGCTCGGCGGCAACTATGCGGCGGGGCCGGCGCCGAAGGACCTGTTCGATCTCGACCTGGTGGCGGTCAACACCGCCATGCTGCTCTTCTCGTCGATCACCTATGGCTTTGCCATGCTGACCATGGACAAGGGCCGGGTGGCGGCGACGCAAGCGTGGCTTGCAGTGACCGGTCTGTTCGGCCTCGCCTTCCTGTCGATAGAACTCTACGAATTCTCACACATGATCCACGAAGGTGCCACGCCGCAGCGCAGCGCCTTCCTGTCGTCCTTCTTCACTTTGGTCGGAACCCACGGCCTGCACGTCACCTTCGGCATCGTCTGGCTGGTGACGCTGATGACGCAGGTCGCCCGGTTCGGCCTTACCGAGGCCAATCGCCGCCGGCTGATGTGCCTCTCGATGTTCTGGCATTTCCTCGACGTCGTCTGGATCGGCGTCTTCACCTTTGTCTATCTGATGGGGATGTTGCGATGA
- a CDS encoding cytochrome o ubiquinol oxidase subunit IV, with amino-acid sequence MSAHDHAEGHDHAHGGAAHGSFKTYLIGFILSVILTAIPFWLVMSGAIDNKQATAIVIMAFAVVQIVVHMVFFLHMNTASEGGWSMLALIFTLILVGIVLTGSLWVMYHLNANMMPGLHDMREMP; translated from the coding sequence ATGAGCGCTCATGATCATGCCGAGGGTCACGACCACGCCCATGGCGGCGCCGCGCACGGATCGTTCAAGACCTATCTGATCGGCTTCATCCTGTCGGTGATCCTGACCGCCATTCCGTTCTGGCTGGTCATGAGCGGCGCCATCGACAACAAGCAGGCCACGGCCATCGTCATCATGGCCTTCGCGGTGGTGCAGATCGTCGTCCACATGGTCTTCTTCCTGCATATGAACACCGCTTCGGAGGGCGGATGGTCGATGTTGGCCCTGATCTTCACGCTGATCCTGGTCGGTATCGTGCTGACCGGCTCGCTCTGGGTGATGTACCACCTCAACGCCAACATGATGCCGGGGCTTCACGATATGCGCGAGATGCCATGA
- a CDS encoding SURF1 family protein, translating into MSPAPGAGRTIVETRIGQADISLPAEPRKDAGRSPASRLFLALLGLLGVLVFLGLGIWQLERRVWKLDLIARVDQRIHAAVADAPGPESWNGMTTTGYEYSHVRLTGRLLGGANTLVQAVTELGGGYWVLTPMRTDRGFVVLVNRGFIPQERKAEFEQESGGFASSTVIDGLLRMSQPGGGFLRNNNVAGNRWYSRDVAAIATARGLTNNVAPYFVDAEASGVDGWPRGGLTVVTFRNSHMVYALTWFTLAAMLAAALAAPIIGRRWRRGQAR; encoded by the coding sequence ATGAGCCCGGCGCCGGGCGCGGGGAGGACTATTGTCGAGACACGGATCGGGCAGGCCGACATCAGCTTGCCCGCCGAGCCACGAAAGGACGCCGGCAGATCGCCCGCGTCGCGGCTTTTCCTCGCACTGCTCGGGCTCCTCGGCGTGCTGGTGTTTCTCGGGCTCGGCATCTGGCAGCTGGAAAGGCGGGTCTGGAAGCTCGACCTGATCGCCCGCGTCGACCAGCGCATCCATGCTGCTGTTGCCGATGCGCCTGGTCCAGAGAGTTGGAACGGGATGACGACGACCGGCTACGAGTACAGCCATGTGCGATTGACCGGTCGCCTTCTTGGCGGCGCCAACACGCTGGTGCAGGCGGTGACGGAGCTTGGCGGCGGTTATTGGGTGTTGACGCCGATGCGGACCGATCGTGGCTTCGTCGTGCTGGTCAATCGCGGCTTCATTCCCCAGGAGCGCAAGGCCGAGTTCGAACAAGAGAGCGGCGGCTTCGCTTCGTCGACCGTCATTGACGGGCTGTTGCGCATGAGCCAGCCCGGCGGTGGCTTCCTGCGCAACAACAATGTCGCGGGCAATCGCTGGTATTCGCGCGACGTCGCCGCCATCGCAACCGCACGCGGCCTGACAAACAACGTCGCCCCCTATTTCGTCGATGCGGAAGCATCCGGCGTGGATGGGTGGCCGCGCGGCGGCCTGACCGTCGTGACTTTCCGCAACAGCCACATGGTCTATGCTTTGACGTGGTTCACGCTCGCTGCGATGCTCGCCGCAGCCCTGGCCGCGCCGATCATCGGCCGCCGCTGGCGGCGAGGACAGGCACGATGA